The Mytilus trossulus isolate FHL-02 chromosome 13, PNRI_Mtr1.1.1.hap1, whole genome shotgun sequence genome has a segment encoding these proteins:
- the LOC134695384 gene encoding uncharacterized protein LOC134695384 isoform X3, protein MMFLYILGISSLYIKAIHSCSVHVCLTWEATKENITFKCKVTQLRFKVDFFNPKNEEQGYCTSPLPEPRCYSSHNIITQDRRTNTTVLVIERHVDNKLNGPWKCNHGTNIEAAIVNLTVLQQETFKIIFKNDICGEQHMAWTLFGALIGLVIVLILWIVSKTRQWYLDAVDYVIYNWCRKCCICRKNCFHDKELFIIFGVCMVLMSVICLSFPQTVSKEKEYWNKRTKKEQDQAKAKLEEALIKK, encoded by the exons ATGATGTTTCTATATATACTTGGCATATCAAGTTTATACATAAAAG cCATTCACTCCTGTAGTGTACATGTTTGTTTGACATGGGAAGCTACAAAAGAGAACATAACTTTCAAATGTAAAGTTACCCAGTTAAGATTTAAAGTTGACTTTTTTAATCCGAAGAACGAAGAACAAGGATACTGTACAAGCCCTCTACCAGAACCACGTTGTTATTCGTCACATAATATTATAACACAGGATCGACGAACAAACACAACTGTCCTTGTTATAGAAAGGCATGTAGACAACAAGCTCAATGGACCTTGGAAATGTAATCATGGCACAAACATCGAGGCAGCAATTGTTAATTTAACAGTCTTACAACAAG aaactttCAAGATAATATTTAAGAACG ATATTTGTGGTGAGCAACATATGGCATGGACTTTGTTCGGCGCTTTGATAGGCTTAGTGATAGTATtaattttgtggatagtttCCAAAACACGTCAATGGTATCTTG atgcAGTAGATTATGTTATATACAATTGGTGTAGAAAGTGTtgtatttgtagaaaaaattGCTTCCATG ATAAAGAGTTATTTATAATCTTTGGTGTTTGTATGGTCCTAATGTCTGTAATATGTCTGTCTTTTCCACAAACAG tttctaaagaaaaagaatattgGAACAAAAGAACAAAGAAGGAACAAGATCAAGCAAAGGCGAAATTAGAAGAGGcgctgataaaaaaataa
- the LOC134695384 gene encoding uncharacterized protein LOC134695384 isoform X2, producing the protein MMFLYILGISSLYIKAIHSCSVHVCLTWEATKENITFKCKVTQLRFKVDFFNPKNEEQGYCTSPLPEPRCYSSHNIITQDRRTNTTVLVIERHVDNKLNGPWKCNHGTNIEAAIVNLTVLQQETFKIIFKNDICGEQHMAWTLFGALIGLVIVLILWIVSKTRQWYLATRFIICILLMCLTISIAYASGLLENKCKDKELFIIFGVCMVLMSVICLSFPQTVSKEKEYWNKRTKKEQDQAKAKLEEALIKK; encoded by the exons ATGATGTTTCTATATATACTTGGCATATCAAGTTTATACATAAAAG cCATTCACTCCTGTAGTGTACATGTTTGTTTGACATGGGAAGCTACAAAAGAGAACATAACTTTCAAATGTAAAGTTACCCAGTTAAGATTTAAAGTTGACTTTTTTAATCCGAAGAACGAAGAACAAGGATACTGTACAAGCCCTCTACCAGAACCACGTTGTTATTCGTCACATAATATTATAACACAGGATCGACGAACAAACACAACTGTCCTTGTTATAGAAAGGCATGTAGACAACAAGCTCAATGGACCTTGGAAATGTAATCATGGCACAAACATCGAGGCAGCAATTGTTAATTTAACAGTCTTACAACAAG aaactttCAAGATAATATTTAAGAACG ATATTTGTGGTGAGCAACATATGGCATGGACTTTGTTCGGCGCTTTGATAGGCTTAGTGATAGTATtaattttgtggatagtttCCAAAACACGTCAATGGTATCTTG CAACGAgatttatcatttgtattcTATTGATGTGTTTAACTATTAGTATTGCCTATGCTAGTGGATTACTGGAAAACAAGTGCAAAG ATAAAGAGTTATTTATAATCTTTGGTGTTTGTATGGTCCTAATGTCTGTAATATGTCTGTCTTTTCCACAAACAG tttctaaagaaaaagaatattgGAACAAAAGAACAAAGAAGGAACAAGATCAAGCAAAGGCGAAATTAGAAGAGGcgctgataaaaaaataa
- the LOC134695384 gene encoding uncharacterized protein LOC134695384 isoform X1, translated as MMFLYILGISSLYIKAIHSCSVHVCLTWEATKENITFKCKVTQLRFKVDFFNPKNEEQGYCTSPLPEPRCYSSHNIITQDRRTNTTVLVIERHVDNKLNGPWKCNHGTNIEAAIVNLTVLQQETFKIIFKNDICGEQHMAWTLFGALIGLVIVLILWIVSKTRQWYLDAVDYVIYNWCRKCCICRKNCFHATRFIICILLMCLTISIAYASGLLENKCKDKELFIIFGVCMVLMSVICLSFPQTVSKEKEYWNKRTKKEQDQAKAKLEEALIKK; from the exons ATGATGTTTCTATATATACTTGGCATATCAAGTTTATACATAAAAG cCATTCACTCCTGTAGTGTACATGTTTGTTTGACATGGGAAGCTACAAAAGAGAACATAACTTTCAAATGTAAAGTTACCCAGTTAAGATTTAAAGTTGACTTTTTTAATCCGAAGAACGAAGAACAAGGATACTGTACAAGCCCTCTACCAGAACCACGTTGTTATTCGTCACATAATATTATAACACAGGATCGACGAACAAACACAACTGTCCTTGTTATAGAAAGGCATGTAGACAACAAGCTCAATGGACCTTGGAAATGTAATCATGGCACAAACATCGAGGCAGCAATTGTTAATTTAACAGTCTTACAACAAG aaactttCAAGATAATATTTAAGAACG ATATTTGTGGTGAGCAACATATGGCATGGACTTTGTTCGGCGCTTTGATAGGCTTAGTGATAGTATtaattttgtggatagtttCCAAAACACGTCAATGGTATCTTG atgcAGTAGATTATGTTATATACAATTGGTGTAGAAAGTGTtgtatttgtagaaaaaattGCTTCCATG CAACGAgatttatcatttgtattcTATTGATGTGTTTAACTATTAGTATTGCCTATGCTAGTGGATTACTGGAAAACAAGTGCAAAG ATAAAGAGTTATTTATAATCTTTGGTGTTTGTATGGTCCTAATGTCTGTAATATGTCTGTCTTTTCCACAAACAG tttctaaagaaaaagaatattgGAACAAAAGAACAAAGAAGGAACAAGATCAAGCAAAGGCGAAATTAGAAGAGGcgctgataaaaaaataa